The Sulfurimonas lithotrophica genome includes a region encoding these proteins:
- a CDS encoding YaiI/YqxD family protein: protein MFKMYVDGDAFPNLLKPILVKQIERLKIKTIVVSNKKINIGKSDFVEYMIVDAGADEADNKIVEMLEEGDLVITADIPLADRTITKNAHAIDHRGELYSVDNIKQYLAMRNLMEKIRESGEITKGPKPFSSKDAELFANQINAFLTKHTK, encoded by the coding sequence ATGTTTAAAATGTATGTAGATGGTGATGCTTTTCCAAACCTACTTAAGCCTATACTTGTAAAACAGATAGAGCGTTTAAAAATAAAAACCATAGTAGTTTCAAATAAAAAGATAAATATAGGCAAATCTGACTTTGTTGAGTACATGATAGTAGATGCAGGTGCAGATGAGGCTGATAACAAAATAGTAGAGATGCTAGAAGAGGGTGACTTGGTAATCACTGCAGATATTCCGCTGGCTGATAGGACTATAACAAAAAATGCACACGCAATTGATCACAGGGGTGAGCTTTACAGTGTAGATAACATAAAACAGTATCTGGCAATGAGAAACTTGATGGAGAAGATACGTGAGAGCGGTGAGATAACAAAAGGTCCTAAACCATTTTCAAGTAAAGATGCAGAACTTTTTGCAAATCAGATAAACGCCTTTTTAACAAAACATACAAAATGA
- a CDS encoding YgjP-like metallopeptidase domain-containing protein, with protein sequence MKKLKYLSHYPPSVQKQVQALIDADKLENYLLGKYPKPHSYKNDKALFSYVQDIKNEYMKKTAPLSKVVYDGKINVIHNALGTHHFVSRVQGSKLKAKNEIRVAPMFKNTPEEFLQMIVVHELAHFKEKEHNKAFYKLCEHMFCDYHQVEFDLRLYLTHMDIKVKIQVWNN encoded by the coding sequence ATGAAAAAACTAAAATATTTAAGCCATTATCCCCCTTCTGTTCAAAAACAAGTACAAGCCCTTATAGATGCTGATAAACTTGAGAATTATCTACTGGGTAAGTATCCAAAGCCACATTCATATAAAAACGATAAAGCACTCTTTTCATATGTGCAGGATATAAAAAACGAGTATATGAAAAAAACAGCCCCTCTTAGCAAAGTTGTGTATGATGGAAAGATAAACGTTATACATAATGCTTTGGGGACTCACCATTTTGTCTCACGTGTTCAAGGCTCAAAACTAAAAGCAAAAAATGAGATAAGAGTTGCGCCTATGTTTAAAAATACACCAGAAGAATTTTTGCAGATGATAGTCGTACATGAACTTGCACACTTTAAAGAAAAAGAGCACAACAAGGCATTTTATAAGCTTTGTGAACATATGTTCTGTGATTATCATCAGGTAGAGTTTGACCTTCGTTTATATCTTACTCATATGGATATAAAAGTTAAAATACAAGTATGGAATAACTAG
- the ffh gene encoding signal recognition particle protein produces the protein MFDTLTSSFTTAMKKIRTFDDDKALKKALDELKKSLLKADVNHKVVKELITNVQTRTKEKGIGKDQFLEALRITLNELLEVGGNKGFVFAPNPPTVILMTGLQGSGKTTTTGKLATYLKNKQKKVLIVAADLQRLAAVEQLRQITTQIEVELYEDEATKNPVEVVKAALEYANSKIYDVVLIDTAGRLAIDDELMQELHAVKDVAKPSEIFYVADSLTGQDAVRTATTFKEKIGIDGVILSKYDGDAKGGVALGLSSQVEVPLRFIGSGEKMEDLEIFMPERIVNRLMGFGDVEGLAEKTVGVIDEKQAKKLTQKIKKGKFNFNDFLEQMESMKKMGSMKSLLGMMPGMGNMSKALKDFDLENSGELKNIKAMVSSMTQKEREDPDLLNNSRKERIARGCGLTQVEINRMIKQFKNAGKMAKKFSGKNGMKQLQDMMGQMGGAGGMGGFPGGLPR, from the coding sequence ATGTTTGATACACTAACATCCTCGTTTACGACAGCGATGAAAAAAATCCGTACATTTGATGATGACAAGGCACTTAAAAAAGCACTTGATGAGCTTAAAAAGTCTTTACTAAAAGCAGATGTAAACCATAAAGTCGTAAAAGAGTTAATAACTAACGTTCAAACAAGGACAAAAGAAAAAGGTATAGGAAAAGACCAGTTTCTAGAAGCACTTAGAATCACGCTAAACGAGCTTTTAGAAGTAGGGGGGAACAAAGGTTTTGTATTTGCTCCAAATCCACCTACTGTTATACTTATGACAGGTCTTCAGGGTTCTGGTAAGACGACAACTACCGGTAAACTAGCGACTTATTTAAAAAACAAACAGAAAAAAGTTCTTATAGTTGCAGCCGACCTGCAACGTTTGGCAGCGGTTGAACAGCTTCGCCAAATAACTACACAGATAGAAGTTGAACTTTACGAAGATGAAGCTACTAAAAATCCTGTAGAGGTTGTAAAAGCGGCGCTAGAGTATGCAAACTCTAAAATCTACGACGTAGTTCTAATAGATACGGCGGGTCGTTTAGCAATAGATGATGAACTTATGCAAGAACTTCATGCTGTAAAAGACGTAGCAAAACCAAGCGAGATTTTTTATGTTGCAGATTCACTGACCGGTCAAGATGCAGTAAGAACGGCAACTACTTTTAAAGAAAAAATAGGAATAGACGGTGTAATCCTTTCAAAATACGACGGTGATGCAAAAGGCGGCGTAGCTCTTGGTTTATCTAGTCAAGTTGAAGTTCCATTACGTTTCATCGGTAGCGGTGAAAAGATGGAAGACTTGGAAATCTTTATGCCCGAACGCATCGTAAACCGTCTTATGGGCTTTGGAGACGTTGAAGGTTTAGCTGAAAAGACTGTCGGTGTTATTGATGAGAAACAAGCTAAAAAACTGACTCAGAAAATTAAAAAAGGTAAGTTCAACTTTAATGACTTTTTAGAGCAGATGGAATCTATGAAAAAGATGGGTTCTATGAAATCACTTCTAGGTATGATGCCAGGTATGGGTAACATGAGCAAAGCTTTAAAAGATTTTGATTTAGAAAACTCTGGAGAACTTAAAAATATAAAAGCTATGGTTTCATCTATGACGCAAAAAGAAAGAGAAGATCCGGATCTGCTTAACAACTCCCGTAAAGAGCGTATAGCAAGAGGATGTGGACTTACTCAGGTTGAGATTAACCGTATGATAAAGCAGTTTAAAAATGCAGGAAAAATGGCTAAAAAATTCTCAGGCAAAAACGGTATGAAACAACTCCAAGATATGATGGGTCAAATGGGTGGAGCAGGCGGTATGGGCGGTTTCCCTGGTGGACTTCCAAGATAA
- the hemN gene encoding oxygen-independent coproporphyrinogen III oxidase — MLDFSKFLKYSKPGPRYTSYPTALEFSDSYAYDEYIKKIESQDPSRPLSLYFHLPFCRNACYFCGCNVVFTSKEDKMMRYVDYLKRELQILAKHLDTSRDVLQMHFGGGTPTFFSAPQLKEVIDEIKKVFPNFRSDAEISCEIDPRHITEDQMKVLSDAGFNRVSFGIQDFNEKVQVAVHRVQPYEITKKAMDLARKYNMVSVNVDLIYGLPFQSLETFKETLRLSLTLDPDRFAVFNYAHVPWMKKTMRKIDETTLPRPDEKLEIMKYTIDYLTSNGYKMVGMDHFAKPEDELFKAIEKGELHRNFQGYTTKGGADLIGVGLTSIGEGVDSYNQNFKDMKEYEAAIEEGKLPFERGIVLNEDDLIRQYVIMELMSNFKLDIDRFNKKFDVDFNTYFADALEALKPFQEEDLLSISENKIECSQTGTLLIRNICMPFDAYMKKHAANKKTFSKTV; from the coding sequence ATGTTAGACTTTTCAAAATTTTTAAAATATTCAAAACCGGGACCAAGATATACAAGTTATCCGACGGCACTAGAGTTTAGTGATTCGTATGCGTATGACGAGTATATAAAAAAGATAGAATCGCAAGATCCTTCACGTCCCTTAAGCCTTTATTTTCACCTTCCGTTTTGTAGAAACGCTTGTTATTTTTGTGGATGTAACGTTGTATTTACGTCTAAAGAAGATAAGATGATGCGTTACGTAGATTACCTAAAACGTGAACTTCAAATCTTAGCTAAGCATCTAGACACTTCTCGTGACGTGCTTCAGATGCACTTTGGCGGCGGTACTCCTACATTTTTTTCTGCGCCTCAGTTAAAAGAGGTGATAGATGAAATCAAAAAAGTATTTCCAAATTTTAGAAGTGATGCAGAGATAAGCTGTGAAATAGATCCACGTCATATTACGGAAGACCAGATGAAGGTTCTCTCAGATGCAGGTTTTAACCGTGTAAGTTTTGGTATTCAAGATTTTAACGAAAAAGTTCAAGTAGCAGTTCACCGTGTTCAGCCGTATGAGATAACAAAAAAAGCTATGGATTTGGCAAGAAAATATAATATGGTTTCAGTTAACGTTGACTTGATTTACGGACTTCCTTTTCAGTCACTGGAGACTTTTAAAGAGACTCTTCGTCTTTCACTAACACTTGACCCTGATAGATTTGCAGTATTTAACTACGCACACGTTCCTTGGATGAAAAAAACTATGCGTAAGATTGACGAGACTACACTTCCACGTCCGGATGAGAAGTTAGAGATTATGAAATATACTATCGATTATCTGACATCAAATGGTTATAAAATGGTTGGAATGGATCACTTTGCAAAACCTGAAGATGAGCTTTTTAAGGCTATCGAAAAAGGTGAGCTTCACAGAAATTTCCAAGGTTATACCACAAAAGGCGGAGCCGACTTGATAGGTGTAGGACTTACTTCTATCGGTGAAGGAGTTGATAGCTACAACCAAAACTTCAAAGATATGAAAGAGTACGAAGCGGCTATAGAAGAGGGCAAACTTCCGTTTGAACGCGGTATAGTTCTAAATGAAGATGACCTAATCCGCCAATACGTGATTATGGAGTTAATGAGTAATTTTAAACTAGATATAGACAGATTTAACAAAAAATTCGATGTTGATTTTAATACATATTTTGCAGATGCACTTGAAGCTTTAAAGCCGTTTCAAGAGGAAGATTTGTTAAGTATCAGTGAAAATAAAATAGAGTGTAGCCAAACGGGTACTTTACTAATTAGAAACATCTGTATGCCATTTGATGCATATATGAAAAAACACGCAGCTAATAAAAAGACTTTCTCAAAAACGGTATAA
- a CDS encoding (Fe-S)-binding protein has product MDKKTEDIFNFTAVSDECVKCGKCIPVCTIHNVNADEVTSPRGFIDLLGAYKRGQLELDKNAKDIFESCFLCTACTEVCPKSLPTDMVIEQARADIAQKFGIAWYKKLFFLLLRHRWLNDLAFKLGYVFQTCGFKIKAEIDSMSPRSFVPMIKADRLLPSLMKTSFLNSHEENIDNGGKRKVAVFIGCLGNYNYKKVGESLLEILETLEIDAFLAKDQKCCAAPAYFTGDFDTVDHNAKFNIEYFEKFGDDIEAIIVPEATCSAMLKIDYEHFFHDQPEWLERAKKIKDKIFMATEWLQHHTQLEQLLASKKSMPNIVTYHDPCHAKKMQGIYNEPRNLIRQNYKIVEMSDPNLCCGFGGVTMQTEKYHFAEAAGKPKAAMIEKSGAEIVSAECSACRMQINNSMNVSGVENVEFKNPIELIAEALRK; this is encoded by the coding sequence ATGGATAAAAAAACAGAAGATATTTTTAACTTTACCGCTGTCAGTGATGAGTGTGTAAAATGCGGTAAATGTATCCCGGTATGTACTATACATAACGTTAATGCCGACGAGGTTACAAGTCCTCGTGGTTTTATCGATTTGCTTGGTGCATATAAACGTGGTCAGTTAGAACTTGATAAAAATGCAAAAGATATCTTTGAGTCTTGTTTTTTATGTACAGCTTGTACGGAAGTATGTCCAAAATCACTCCCTACGGATATGGTAATTGAGCAAGCTCGTGCAGATATAGCACAAAAATTCGGTATAGCTTGGTATAAAAAACTTTTCTTTTTACTTCTTCGCCACCGCTGGTTAAACGACTTGGCTTTTAAACTGGGTTACGTTTTTCAAACTTGCGGATTTAAAATAAAAGCCGAAATAGACTCTATGAGTCCGCGCTCTTTTGTCCCTATGATAAAAGCAGATCGTTTGCTGCCGTCTTTAATGAAGACTTCGTTTTTAAACTCTCACGAAGAAAATATAGATAATGGCGGAAAAAGAAAAGTAGCAGTATTTATCGGTTGTTTGGGAAACTATAACTATAAAAAAGTCGGGGAGTCTCTTTTAGAGATTTTAGAGACTTTGGAGATAGATGCTTTCCTCGCAAAAGATCAAAAGTGTTGTGCGGCTCCTGCATATTTTACGGGTGATTTTGATACGGTTGATCATAATGCAAAGTTCAATATTGAATATTTTGAGAAATTTGGTGATGATATCGAAGCTATCATAGTTCCTGAAGCTACTTGTAGTGCTATGCTGAAGATTGATTATGAACACTTTTTTCATGACCAGCCTGAGTGGTTAGAGAGAGCAAAAAAAATAAAAGATAAAATATTTATGGCTACAGAGTGGCTTCAGCATCATACCCAGTTAGAACAACTGTTGGCATCTAAAAAAAGTATGCCAAACATCGTTACTTATCATGATCCTTGTCATGCTAAGAAGATGCAAGGCATCTACAATGAACCAAGAAACCTGATAAGACAAAACTATAAAATAGTCGAGATGAGTGATCCAAATCTTTGTTGTGGATTTGGCGGTGTAACTATGCAGACTGAGAAGTACCACTTTGCAGAAGCTGCAGGTAAACCTAAAGCTGCTATGATAGAAAAAAGCGGTGCGGAAATTGTAAGTGCTGAATGTTCAGCGTGTCGTATGCAGATAAACAACTCCATGAATGTAAGCGGCGTTGAGAATGTCGAGTTTAAAAACCCTATAGAACTTATAGCAGAGGCTTTAAGAAAATAA
- the lgt gene encoding prolipoprotein diacylglyceryl transferase has product MPNSSWNHIYDNFDPIAFHIFSFPIHWYGMMYVLALVSALYIGKYFIKRDNLEFKEGHLDIYFIYIEIGIILGARLGFILFYDSHTSYYLTHPWQIFNPFDANGDFVGIRGMSYHGAIIGFFIGSYLFTKKYKSPFGKIMDLVAISVPLAFTFGRIGNFLNKELIGRETDVSWGIYVDGVLRHPSQLYEAFLEGILVFLVVYSYRKYQKFSGELILVYGMSYGIFRAIAEIWRAPDAQIGYICCNFITQGQVMSLGMASIGVIFWIYFYKKSRI; this is encoded by the coding sequence ATGCCAAATAGCAGTTGGAATCATATATACGATAACTTTGATCCAATAGCGTTTCATATTTTTTCTTTTCCTATTCACTGGTATGGGATGATGTATGTACTGGCTTTAGTTAGTGCTTTATATATCGGAAAATATTTTATAAAAAGAGATAACCTAGAGTTTAAAGAAGGACATTTGGATATCTATTTTATATATATTGAGATAGGTATAATCTTAGGTGCAAGGCTTGGTTTTATCCTTTTTTACGATTCTCATACATCTTATTATTTAACTCATCCTTGGCAGATATTTAACCCTTTTGATGCAAACGGTGATTTTGTAGGTATTCGAGGTATGAGTTATCACGGTGCTATTATAGGTTTTTTTATCGGCTCATACCTTTTTACCAAAAAGTACAAGTCTCCATTTGGAAAAATAATGGATTTGGTCGCAATATCCGTACCTCTTGCTTTTACGTTTGGTCGTATAGGAAACTTTTTAAATAAAGAACTTATTGGCAGGGAAACGGATGTAAGCTGGGGCATCTATGTCGATGGCGTACTTCGTCATCCATCACAACTGTATGAAGCCTTTTTAGAAGGAATTTTAGTTTTTTTAGTTGTTTACAGCTATAGAAAATACCAAAAATTCTCAGGAGAACTAATACTCGTATATGGGATGAGTTACGGGATATTTCGTGCAATCGCCGAGATTTGGCGTGCCCCTGATGCTCAAATAGGTTATATATGTTGTAATTTTATAACCCAAGGTCAAGTCATGAGCCTTGGAATGGCTAGTATTGGAGTTATATTTTGGATTTATTTTTATAAAAAAAGCAGAATTTAA
- a CDS encoding HPP family protein, whose protein sequence is MNRPNKLKNYMLKMKGFEKCPPRKPFSKILWSWLGAFLGIYTISILNEKIHLNATDTLFLVGSFGASAVLIFAAPQADFSQPRNFLGGHVISALVGITIYKFLHFDIEVLSAIAVSVAIIVMHFTRTIHPPGGATALVAIVGSEQTHQLGYLFAFMPILLNSFVMFVIALVINNLSNNPKRHYPRYWF, encoded by the coding sequence TTGAACAGACCAAATAAGCTAAAAAACTATATGTTAAAAATGAAAGGCTTTGAGAAGTGTCCTCCAAGAAAACCGTTTTCTAAAATACTTTGGTCGTGGTTGGGTGCTTTTTTAGGTATATATACAATATCTATATTAAATGAAAAAATACATCTAAATGCTACCGATACTTTGTTTTTAGTAGGCTCATTCGGTGCATCCGCAGTTTTAATATTTGCGGCTCCTCAGGCGGATTTTTCACAACCGAGAAATTTTTTAGGCGGTCATGTTATATCTGCACTCGTTGGCATAACGATTTATAAGTTTTTGCATTTTGATATAGAAGTTTTAAGTGCAATCGCCGTTTCCGTAGCAATTATAGTGATGCACTTTACACGGACAATTCATCCTCCCGGCGGAGCAACTGCTTTGGTAGCTATAGTGGGTAGTGAGCAAACGCATCAACTTGGTTATCTTTTTGCTTTTATGCCGATACTGTTAAACTCTTTTGTGATGTTTGTTATAGCTCTTGTAATTAACAACCTCTCAAATAATCCAAAAAGACATTATCCGCGTTACTGGTTTTAA
- a CDS encoding DUF2062 domain-containing protein — translation MVRKNLKKISKSQKIKEFIKKYKVPHEYLSTNRKMVSRGVTLGIFIAFIPMPMQMAAILAFMPFFKFNVPLGLAMCWLSNPFTMPPMYYMEYLTGSFFLGIKPEPVEMTLEWFSNNLDNIFIPLYTGTAFYSIVGSSLAFWIVNHFWKGSVHRDRKLHRDDRKN, via the coding sequence ATGGTCAGAAAAAATTTAAAAAAAATATCAAAAAGCCAAAAGATAAAAGAGTTTATAAAAAAATATAAAGTCCCTCATGAATACCTTTCTACAAATAGAAAAATGGTATCTCGCGGAGTTACTTTGGGTATATTTATAGCTTTTATACCTATGCCTATGCAGATGGCTGCCATACTAGCTTTTATGCCTTTTTTTAAGTTCAACGTCCCGCTAGGACTTGCTATGTGCTGGCTATCAAACCCTTTTACAATGCCGCCTATGTACTACATGGAATATTTAACAGGCAGTTTTTTTCTAGGCATAAAACCGGAACCCGTCGAGATGACACTGGAGTGGTTTAGCAATAATCTGGACAATATTTTTATTCCCTTATACACAGGGACTGCTTTTTATTCTATAGTCGGTTCATCACTTGCTTTTTGGATAGTAAATCACTTTTGGAAAGGCTCGGTGCATAGAGACAGAAAACTACATCGAGACGATAGAAAAAATTAA